Proteins from a genomic interval of Lycium ferocissimum isolate CSIRO_LF1 chromosome 2, AGI_CSIRO_Lferr_CH_V1, whole genome shotgun sequence:
- the LOC132048217 gene encoding triacylglycerol lipase 2-like gives MTLHRLSNLGFLGFVTLIILVFESHPTFGSSMRGFLGVVTNENGLNAATQSAMCATSVTIHGYKCQEYEVTTDDGYILSVQRIPEGRVGGGGQNRQPVLLQHGVLVDGVTWLMNSPEQSLAMILADSGFDVWIANTRGTRYSQRHVNLDPNNPDYWNWSWDDLVVHDLPTVINLVYKQTGQKTHYVGHSLGTLVALASFSEGIQTDKIKSAALLSPIAYLSHMTTALGVVAAKSFVGEITTIFGLAEFNPLSPPVSNFVKALCLQPGVDCYDFLTAITGKNCCLNASTVDLFLKNAPQPTSTKNFVHLAQTARDGILRKYDYGRTSYNLAHYGEAKPPQYNLANIPRDLPLFLSYGGQDALSDSKDVETLLDYLKFHDVDKLHVQYVKEYAHADFIMGITAKDIVFNQIVTFFRNQH, from the exons ATGACGCTGCATAGATTGTCAAATTTAGGCTTTTTGGGCTTTGTGACATTAATAATCTTAGTGTTTGAGTCTCATCCAACATTTGGGTCGAGCATGAGAGGTTTTCTTGGCGTTGTTACTAATGAAAATGGCCTGAATGCTGCAACGCAAAGTGCAATGTGCGCTACATCTGTGACTATTCATGGTTATAAGTGCCAGGAATATGAG GTGACTACTGATGATGGATATATACTAAGTGTGCAAAGAATTCCGGAAGGCCgtgttggtggtggtgggcAGAATAGGCAGCCAGTTTTATTGCAGCATGGAGTATTGGTG GACGGAGTAACGTGGCTAATGAATTCACCAGAACAATCACTAGCAATGATTTTAGCAGACAGCGGCTTTGATGTTTGGATTGCCAACACCAGAGGAACACGATACAGCCAGCGCCATGTCAATCTTGATCCTAATAATCCG GACTACTGGAATTGGTCATGGGATGATCTTGTAGTCCATGACTTACCCACTGTCATCAACCTTGTCTACAAACAAACTGGACAGAAAACTCACTACGTGGGCCATTCATTG gGAACTTTGGTAGCTTTGGCATCATTCTCAGAAGGAATACAAACAGACAAGATAAAATCAGCAGCTTTGCTCAGCCCAATCGCTTACTTGAGCCATATGACCACTGCACTTGGTGTGGTTGCAGCCAAATCCTTTGTTGGCGAG ATCACTACTATATTCGGTCTTGCTGAATTTAATCCATTAAG tCCGCCTGTGTCTAATTTTGTCAAGGCCTTGTGTCTTCAGCCTGGGGTTGATTGTTATGACTTCCTGACTGCAATTACCG GGAAAAATTGTTGTCTAAATGCCTCCACGGTCGATTTATTCTTGAAGAACGCGCCTCAACCCACATCAACCAAGAACTTTGTGCATTTAGCTCAAA CTGCTAGAGATGGAATCCTAAGGAAATACGACTATGGGAGAACCAGTTACAATTTGGCACATTATGGTGAGGCTAAACCTCCACAATATAATTTGGCAAATATCCCTCGAGACCTTCCCCTATTTCTCAGCTATGGAGGCCAAGATGCTCTATCTGAttctaaagatgtggagacgtTACTCGATTACCTCAAATTCCACGACGTGGACAAATTACATGTTCAATATGTCAAGGAATATGCTCATGCTGATTTTATTATGGGAATTACTGCTAAAGATATTGTCTTTAACCAGATTGTCACCTTCTTTAGAAACCAACACTAA
- the LOC132045939 gene encoding uncharacterized protein At3g27210-like has translation MGSCASVHKDSKSAMKFRLVFSSKTDNLVSPSPIKDKPLDNDEIKIPDPQLKPQRSLVLPKTSFSDYGSKEETFFDSQAWLESDCDDDFFSVKGDFTPSLGNTPSRGNTPVHRGMLAGNMLGNRTPFVERPPTSLPQSSPRHKRKNLLELFKESRNRNANEQGAEDNKNGLAADLPKSTLSTPYVPVSSGKRTPTRKFKSEPTSPRSAQCCLPRLRSTGSFRERRKSMSPPAHSVA, from the exons ATGGGTTCATGTGCTTCAGTGCATAAAGACTCAAAATCAGCAATGAAGTTCCGTCTTGTTTTTTCATCTAAAACTGACAATCTTGTAAGTCCGTCACCCATCAAAGATAAACCACTGGATAACGATGAAATCAAAATCCCTGATCCTCAACTCAAACCTCAACGTTCACTGGTACTTCCCAAAACCAGTTTTAGCGACTATG GTAGCAAGGAGGAGACCTTCTTTGATTCCCAGGCCTGGTTGGAGTCAGATTGTGACGACGACTTCTTTAGTGTGAAAGGAG ATTTTACACCGTCACTCGGAAATACTCCTTCGCGTGGAAATACACCTGTTCATCGGGGTATGTTGGCTGGTAATATGTTAGGTAATCGAACCCCTTTTGTAGAAAGACCTCCTACTTCATTACCACAATCTTCTCCAAGACACAAGAGGAAGAATTTACTTGAGCTTTTCAAAGAATCAAGAAACCGGAATGCCAATGAGCAAGGTGCTGAAGACAACAAAAACGGACTGGCTGCTGATCTACCTAAATCTACATTGAGCACACCTTATGTGCCGGTGTCTAGTGGCAAGAGAACCCCCACAAGAAAGTTCAAAAGTGAGCCCACATCGCCGAGGTCAGCACAGTGTTGTCTTCCCAGGTTGCGCTCAACTGGCAGCTTTAGGGAAAGGAGGAAGAGTATGAGCCCTCCTGCACATAGCGTTGCTTAA